In Pseudomonadota bacterium, the following are encoded in one genomic region:
- a CDS encoding response regulator transcription factor yields the protein MSAATILLVEDHLDLAEMLSERLTSGGYAVDFSRRGDTGLELALGNNYDLIVLDLSLPGLDGLEVCRRLREDAGDTTPILMLTARDTIEDRVSGLRAGADDYLVKPFAPEELLARVEAMLRRHLHYASSGTVTVGRLVLDPAQRLLTRDGEPIRLTPIGYRIVETLMRASPAYVSRSVLEKRVWGRELAESDSLRTHVYTVRKALDKPYATALLHSAAGAGYRIFDETAD from the coding sequence GTGAGTGCAGCCACCATACTCCTTGTCGAAGACCACCTCGATCTCGCCGAGATGCTGAGCGAGCGGCTCACCTCCGGCGGTTACGCCGTGGATTTCAGCCGACGCGGCGACACCGGGCTGGAGCTTGCGTTGGGCAACAACTACGACTTGATCGTGCTCGACCTGTCGCTGCCCGGCCTAGACGGCCTCGAAGTGTGCAGGCGGTTGCGCGAAGACGCGGGTGACACCACCCCGATTCTGATGCTGACCGCGCGCGACACCATCGAAGACCGCGTCAGCGGTCTGCGTGCCGGTGCCGACGACTACCTTGTCAAACCTTTCGCACCCGAAGAGTTGCTGGCACGGGTCGAAGCGATGTTGCGCCGCCACCTTCACTATGCCAGTAGCGGCACTGTCACGGTCGGCCGCCTGGTGCTGGACCCGGCGCAACGCCTGCTGACGCGAGACGGTGAGCCGATTCGCCTGACACCGATCGGCTACCGTATCGTTGAGACCCTGATGCGTGCCTCTCCGGCCTACGTCTCGCGCAGCGTGCTCGAGAAACGCGTGTGGGGTCGCGAGCTCGCCGAGAGCGACAGCCTGCGCACCCACGTCTACACCGTACGCAAGGCGCTGGACAAACCTTATGCCACCGCGTTGCTGCACAGCGCCGCGGGGGCCGGATACCGCATCTTCGATGAAACGGCAGACTGA
- a CDS encoding DUF4397 domain-containing protein: MFQIKPLYAAVASCALLLAACDDSATVGTTNNAAVTGSSGSSADIGTNASIRVVHASPDAPAVNVALNGATAIEALDYGESSGFATVPAGAYDVAVDGILPAGTATVISVDGLTLPAGSKTTVVAVGDVAEIAPLVVPNSASTPAASEITLTVTHAAPAAPTVQLYLLAPNAPLDLNAPGAEVAFQQTLDLGALPAGEVRIIAAAGGAVAFDSGTVDLAPFAGNALSVFAIESDSFAEQTGSPIKLLVGTGSATVTLRNTMSPAAARVVHVSPDARVAAHGPVEVWATPLPDSHPIELIDAFSYTDVVPSVDSYVTVPAGGYRFDVAPDTDTIGDSVFTSGDLDLAAGSDYSVLAVGRVTNTDPANAFRLIAFEDENRPVATQASLRVVHGAPAAGTVDVYVSAAGEVNAHALDTIDPVLSGFAFGDVTDALALTPGSYDVRVVAGGAVAINAEGVQLAAGSVSTAIARGPIEGVHVAPQDFGLILLSR; the protein is encoded by the coding sequence ATGTTTCAGATCAAACCCCTCTACGCCGCCGTCGCAAGTTGCGCGCTGCTGCTGGCTGCCTGCGACGACAGCGCCACGGTGGGCACAACGAACAATGCCGCCGTCACCGGATCGAGCGGCAGCAGCGCCGACATCGGCACCAACGCATCCATCCGCGTTGTGCACGCATCACCAGACGCACCTGCGGTCAATGTCGCACTGAACGGCGCCACCGCGATCGAGGCACTCGACTACGGCGAGAGCTCCGGGTTTGCGACCGTGCCCGCCGGCGCTTATGACGTCGCGGTCGACGGCATCCTGCCGGCCGGCACCGCGACCGTGATCAGCGTCGACGGCCTGACCCTGCCCGCCGGCAGCAAGACCACCGTGGTTGCCGTCGGTGACGTCGCCGAGATCGCCCCGCTGGTGGTGCCGAACTCGGCCTCCACGCCGGCCGCCTCCGAAATCACCCTGACCGTCACACACGCCGCGCCAGCCGCGCCAACGGTCCAACTCTACCTGCTCGCACCCAACGCGCCGCTGGACCTCAACGCACCTGGTGCGGAAGTGGCCTTCCAACAGACGCTCGACCTCGGCGCACTGCCCGCCGGTGAGGTGCGCATCATCGCCGCTGCGGGCGGCGCCGTCGCCTTCGATTCGGGCACCGTCGACCTCGCGCCCTTCGCCGGCAACGCGCTGTCGGTGTTTGCAATCGAAAGCGATTCGTTCGCCGAGCAGACCGGTTCACCGATCAAGCTGCTGGTCGGCACCGGATCGGCCACGGTAACCCTGCGCAACACGATGTCACCGGCCGCCGCCCGCGTGGTCCACGTGTCTCCGGACGCGCGGGTCGCAGCTCATGGCCCGGTGGAGGTGTGGGCCACGCCGCTGCCCGACAGCCACCCGATCGAGTTGATCGATGCCTTCAGCTACACCGACGTGGTGCCCTCGGTTGACAGCTACGTCACCGTGCCCGCCGGCGGCTACCGCTTCGACGTCGCCCCCGACACGGACACGATCGGCGACAGCGTCTTCACTTCCGGTGACCTCGATCTCGCTGCGGGGTCGGACTACTCGGTGCTGGCGGTCGGTCGCGTGACCAACACCGACCCGGCCAACGCGTTCCGACTGATCGCGTTCGAGGACGAGAACCGCCCGGTCGCGACCCAGGCCAGCCTGCGTGTGGTCCACGGGGCGCCGGCTGCGGGCACGGTTGACGTGTACGTCTCGGCCGCGGGCGAGGTCAACGCGCACGCGCTCGACACGATCGACCCGGTGCTCTCCGGCTTCGCGTTCGGCGACGTGACCGACGCCCTCGCACTGACCCCGGGCAGCTACGACGTCCGTGTGGTGGCAGGCGGTGCCGTCGCGATCAACGCCGAAGGTGTTCAGCTCGCGGCAGGCTCGGTCTCCACGGCCATTGCACGCGGCCCGATCGAAGGTGTGCACGTCGCACCGCAGGACTTCGGCCTGATCCTGCTCAGCCGCTGA
- a CDS encoding glycine reductase — MARTRAWYLALGYPEPYRWASLASVPFQPLQKPLSACRLGLVTTAAPVRPDAGDQGPRAPYNGKAKFFEVYAAPTTRPPALGIAHVAIDRAHTTAEDPASYFPLAAYRRAAARGAIGAVADRFYGLPTDRSVRTTTQTHAPKLVELCRADRIDVAVLVPNCPVCHQSVALTAHALEAAGVATVILGCALDIVEHVGVPRLLFSDLPLGNASGPPHDTASQDTIALTGLELLAAATAPRTTWRTAVRWPGAADWRLDYANPDRLTAAELAEKRAEFERVKTERDSQPRARRD, encoded by the coding sequence ATGGCCCGCACACGCGCCTGGTACCTTGCGCTCGGCTACCCGGAGCCCTACCGCTGGGCGTCACTGGCGTCGGTGCCCTTTCAGCCGCTGCAGAAACCTCTCAGTGCCTGCCGCCTCGGCCTGGTCACCACCGCCGCACCGGTGCGGCCCGACGCGGGCGACCAAGGCCCGCGGGCGCCGTACAACGGCAAGGCCAAGTTCTTCGAGGTGTACGCCGCACCCACCACACGACCGCCCGCCCTCGGCATCGCCCACGTCGCCATCGACCGCGCCCACACCACAGCGGAAGACCCGGCGAGCTACTTTCCGCTTGCCGCCTACCGGCGCGCGGCGGCGCGCGGTGCGATCGGTGCTGTCGCCGACCGGTTCTACGGCTTGCCGACCGACCGTTCAGTGCGCACGACGACGCAGACGCACGCGCCGAAACTGGTCGAACTCTGCCGCGCCGACCGGATCGATGTGGCGGTGCTCGTGCCGAATTGCCCGGTCTGTCACCAATCGGTGGCGTTGACGGCTCACGCGCTGGAGGCCGCGGGCGTGGCCACGGTTATCCTGGGTTGTGCGCTCGACATCGTCGAACACGTCGGTGTGCCACGCTTGCTTTTCAGCGATTTGCCGCTCGGCAACGCCAGTGGCCCGCCGCACGACACGGCCTCGCAAGACACCATCGCCCTGACCGGTCTCGAGCTGCTCGCGGCCGCCACGGCGCCACGCACGACGTGGCGCACGGCGGTGCGCTGGCCAGGCGCAGCAGACTGGCGACTGGACTACGCGAACCCCGATCGCCTGACAGCAGCGGAACTCGCCGAGAAGCGGGCGGAATTCGAACGCGTCAAGACAGAGCGTGATTCACAACCCCGGGCACGCCGCGACTGA
- a CDS encoding EamA family transporter, translated as MLPWQHTLMGVAVAATWGMGLVFAKAAIEHFPPILLMALRFAVTALVLVWFVPRPVGQYRALFGITVVASAVQYSLTFSGLAGLDASITALVVQLEVPFLVLLGAVFLRERASRRKWMGIAVAFVGVAVIAGQPRLDGAWQSLALVVGGAFCWAVGQVLIRRLEAIDGLTLTAWMAVFAGGQLVVMSLLFEQNHVVALVEATPVVWAAVLYLGLVMTALGYGLWNSLIRRYPVGRVAPFLLLLPVFALLGGVAFLGEQLSLHTLAGGALVLAAVATIQREPEGDTPP; from the coding sequence ATGCTGCCGTGGCAGCACACGCTCATGGGCGTCGCGGTGGCGGCGACCTGGGGCATGGGTCTGGTGTTTGCCAAGGCCGCCATCGAGCACTTCCCACCGATCCTGTTGATGGCCTTGCGATTCGCCGTGACCGCCCTTGTACTGGTGTGGTTCGTGCCCCGACCGGTCGGCCAGTACCGCGCGCTGTTCGGCATCACGGTCGTCGCCTCCGCAGTACAGTACAGCCTGACCTTCAGCGGCCTCGCCGGGCTCGACGCCTCGATCACGGCGCTCGTCGTGCAGTTGGAAGTGCCCTTCCTCGTGCTGCTCGGCGCCGTCTTCCTGCGCGAACGGGCCTCGCGGCGAAAGTGGATGGGCATCGCGGTCGCGTTCGTCGGCGTCGCCGTCATCGCGGGCCAACCGCGCCTCGACGGCGCCTGGCAGTCGCTCGCTCTGGTGGTGGGTGGCGCGTTCTGCTGGGCAGTCGGTCAGGTCCTGATTCGTCGCCTCGAGGCGATCGACGGCCTGACCCTGACAGCCTGGATGGCGGTCTTCGCCGGCGGTCAGCTCGTTGTGATGTCGCTGTTGTTCGAGCAGAATCATGTCGTCGCGTTGGTCGAGGCCACACCGGTCGTCTGGGCCGCTGTGCTCTATCTCGGGTTGGTCATGACCGCGCTCGGCTACGGCTTGTGGAATAGCCTGATTCGCCGCTACCCGGTGGGTCGTGTCGCACCGTTTCTGTTGTTGCTGCCGGTGTTTGCACTGCTCGGCGGGGTCGCGTTCCTCGGTGAGCAGCTCAGCCTGCACACGCTCGCCGGTGGCGCGCTGGTCCTCGCCGCCGTCGCAACGATTCAACGTGAACCCGAGGGGGACACGCCTCCGTGA
- a CDS encoding thermonuclease family protein, whose translation MSDFLPVHSGLVLLAAVLVSCTPGESRRATHAVPSETLCRVEQVYDGDSLRVRCEGRAETVRVHCIDAPERDQTPWGDRAHHRVRQVLGGRTVTLHPVERDSYGRLVAAVRVDGLDLGERLVRDGLAVVYTRYCPPDAPHHGAESAARSAQRGVWQTPGLHQTPWRWRHAAGTR comes from the coding sequence ATGTCTGACTTTCTCCCTGTGCACTCGGGCCTGGTGTTGTTGGCCGCTGTGCTGGTGTCCTGCACACCGGGCGAATCGCGGCGCGCGACGCACGCGGTTCCGTCTGAGACCCTGTGTCGGGTCGAGCAGGTCTATGACGGAGACAGCTTGCGCGTGCGGTGCGAGGGGCGCGCTGAAACCGTGCGCGTGCACTGCATCGACGCCCCGGAGCGGGATCAGACGCCGTGGGGCGACCGCGCCCACCACCGGGTGCGGCAGGTGCTCGGTGGGCGGACCGTCACGCTCCACCCGGTGGAGCGCGACAGTTACGGTCGACTGGTCGCGGCGGTGCGGGTCGATGGACTCGATCTCGGCGAGCGCCTGGTGCGCGACGGGCTCGCGGTGGTGTACACCCGGTATTGCCCGCCCGATGCGCCGCACCACGGGGCGGAGTCCGCCGCCCGGTCGGCGCAGCGGGGCGTCTGGCAGACACCTGGCCTGCACCAGACGCCCTGGCGCTGGCGGCACGCCGCCGGAACGCGCTGA